The Rhodopirellula islandica genome segment AAGGAAACCATCGATGGCGTCTCGCAACTCGTTGACCCGCCCGGCTCGAACCGCCACTTTCTGGCTCAAGTCGAGGTTGCCTGCACTGGCCAAGGCCGCGGTCAGCTTGGTCAGTGCTTCGTGGTGATTCGGGTCCAGTCGCACCGCTTCTGTGAAAGCTGCGACGGCGAGCGAGGAATCGCCGTTTCGGTTCGCCCAGACACCACGAGCCAGCCACACTTGCGGGTGTTCCTCGTAGTCATCTGCAAAGGGTTGGAGGGCAATCTTCTGAAGGGTTTCGGTGTCGTTTTCTTCCACGGCGGCTCGAGTCAAGAAAGCCCAGGCAGGTGTGAATTCAGGGTGCTGCTTGACGACAGGTTTCAGTTGCTCGAGGACTTTTGCCCAGCGATGGTTGTAGGCGTCAAATCGAGTCATCGCGTATTGAGGCCGCAAGTCCGAGGGGTTGAGTTTGAGGGCTTGCTCACACATCTTGTCATCCGCCTGCGGACGCGACGAGTCACTGACGATCACCAGTTCCGAGATACCTGCCTGTCCTCGTTGAATCAGGTATTGCAAGTGCACCATCGCATCCCGCTCCAGCGCTTGACTGATCATCAAACCAAGCAGTGAAACCCTGCGACCAGCATCGTCGGGATGCAATTCCACGCATCGTTTCATCAATTCGATTGTGTCGAAGGTACGGCCCTGTGCCATGTAAGCATGACCGGTCTTCTCGAACAAATCGGCAGCCGGCAGGTCCGAGACTTCGATGGCCGTGTCGAACATCTCAATCGCATCGCTGGTTTCGCCGAGCGCGTTCCAGGCATCGCCGAGTTCTTCGTAGGTGTCGGCGTGGTCGCCCGCGGTGAGCATTGCTTGACGCGAGATGGAACGCAGTGACTGGGGGTCGCGGGCGGCGACCGCGGCCGCGATTTGTCGCCGGAACGAATGGGGATCGGAGTCACTGACCACATCGTGCCGACCAGCGGTGTGTTCCTTGGGAGCTGCATCCGTCTCGATGGAGGCGTGGCCAGCGCTTGATGGCGTAGCATTGGACGGATCACTTGGTCGGCATCCAGGCAGCCAAAGGATCAGAAGAATAAAAGCGAGGTTGCCGCCGAATTTCATGAGGGATCGAAAAACGAGTTGCGAAGCGTACCTGTTGGAGATTACAGCAGAACGAGGGGAAGGAGTTCACGTACAAAGGTACAAACACAAAAAAAACGGGCCCCGAAAGAAATTCGGAGCCCGTTCGAAGTTTGATCGGCGACGATTCGGGATGCTGAACGCACCTCGTCGTCGGATCCTAGAGATCGTCGATGCTGACGATTTCTTTCATGCCACGTGTGCTCAACGCACCCCACAACCCGTAGGGGCTGGCCGAGCCAGGAGCACGGTTTCCGGTTTGACCCAGCATCACCACGCCATTGTGGATGTTGCCCGAGTCGATCGAATCGGTCACGAACCGGACCGCACCATCACCCATCAGCACGTGCACACCACCTTGGTGGCGACTGCTGGGTGGGCAAGCACCGGTGTCGAAGTCGCCTGATCCACCGAAACAGATTTCGGCATTAGGAGGCAAGATGCAGTTGAAGCCGGTGTAGATGATCGGGGTGTCCATCCAACGGAAACCACGTTTCCAATCGGCGTTGCCGGTCCGGATTCCGCTGCTGCCAGTGCCGGCAACATCAGGATCCCAGAATTGGGGGCGGGCGGGGTTGATCCAACCGGCTTGGTCACGGCAGTGAGCAGGGTTGTTGTGAATCGTTCCCCAACCGACTCCATAACGAGCATTGGTCGTGATCGCGTTGTCACCAAGGTCGGTTGCGATCTCACCGCACGCGATGGTATTGGACAAGCCATCCAAGACGTCGCGGAATTTCAGCTGACGACGGTGGTAGAAGAAGCCACGGTTGGTTGCGTTGGCGTTTTGGCCATTGTTGGGAGTCAAGATCCATTTGCCACCACTGTGACGCATGTAACCGTGGTTGACCCAGTCCGTGCTGTCGCCAATGCAAGCGGCGTAGTTGGTCCGGCCGTGTGCTGGTGCACCGCGACCTGGATCACTGGGACAACGGAACGTTCCGACTTCAGTGAACCAAGGACGGTAGGAACCGCCCCAAGGTGCTGGGCCCATGGGTGGGAAACCTGGGTCAATGGCGTTGCCATTCATGTCCAAGTTGTAAGGGTTGCTGATTTGCTCCCAGAGACCTTGTTGCTCGATGAACGGTAGCACGGCGGGCAACCAGCTCAAGCGAAACTTGTTGGTGGTGAACCCGGGGCCGGAACCACCTGGGTCGCCATCAAGGTACGTGCCGCCAGCTTGCTTCGGCAAAGCATTGTAGGCGGAGTGATAGTTGTGAAGGCCCAAGCCAATTTGCTTGAAGTTGTTGCCGCACTGCATGCGACGGGCTGCTTCACGAGCAGCTTGGACGGCGGGCAAGAGCAGCCCAACGAGGACACCAATGATGGCGATGACAACCAGCAGCTCAACGAGCGTAAAGCCGGAAGCTTTTGTTCGGTTTCGAACCATTTCGCGCTCCAAAAGACGAATAGAGAAGAATAGGAGAGTGCAGGAATCAATGGCGAGCGAAAACACTCGCCGGGTCCCTGCTATGTCTTACGGGCGAAGGTTACGAGGATCTAAGGGGGCTTGGAATCGCGTAAGATGAAGCGCAAGGGTAGATGAACGATTCCTTGCGAATTTTGAAGGGGTGTTTGCTGCCTTCTCAATCGGGTGGGGAAGCGGAGGGTGCGTGAAAGGACGGAGTCGTTTGCTGCGAAGGAAAACACACGCGAAATGAGCTTTTTTCCCGGGTGAAACGCAGGCAAGGGATGGGGAGGGTGCGAGTTGCGACGTGGTCGGCGCGGG includes the following:
- a CDS encoding DUF1559 domain-containing protein, whose translation is MVRNRTKASGFTLVELLVVIAIIGVLVGLLLPAVQAAREAARRMQCGNNFKQIGLGLHNYHSAYNALPKQAGGTYLDGDPGGSGPGFTTNKFRLSWLPAVLPFIEQQGLWEQISNPYNLDMNGNAIDPGFPPMGPAPWGGSYRPWFTEVGTFRCPSDPGRGAPAHGRTNYAACIGDSTDWVNHGYMRHSGGKWILTPNNGQNANATNRGFFYHRRQLKFRDVLDGLSNTIACGEIATDLGDNAITTNARYGVGWGTIHNNPAHCRDQAGWINPARPQFWDPDVAGTGSSGIRTGNADWKRGFRWMDTPIIYTGFNCILPPNAEICFGGSGDFDTGACPPSSRHQGGVHVLMGDGAVRFVTDSIDSGNIHNGVVMLGQTGNRAPGSASPYGLWGALSTRGMKEIVSIDDL